Proteins from a single region of Sporichthyaceae bacterium:
- a CDS encoding PEP-utilizing enzyme, producing MTVIAEGYNAFETNKTATGTVKYLKDPASVMGLIKSGKLGEHILLVRGGTTTFLAPALTMGAIGVITMSGAPESHLGILSREFQIPCVMTAYLTSSPSRYIVGDAGDEHFAEVVAQLEGKNVTLDCSDHDTGRVILNG from the coding sequence ATGACCGTGATCGCTGAGGGCTACAACGCCTTCGAGACCAACAAAACCGCTACCGGAACGGTCAAGTACTTGAAGGACCCGGCCTCGGTGATGGGGTTGATCAAGAGTGGGAAGCTCGGCGAGCACATCCTGCTCGTGCGTGGTGGCACGACCACCTTCCTCGCGCCGGCCCTGACGATGGGCGCGATCGGCGTGATCACGATGTCCGGTGCTCCGGAGTCCCACCTGGGCATCCTGTCCCGCGAGTTCCAGATCCCGTGCGTGATGACGGCCTACCTGACTTCCAGCCCCTCGCGCTACATCGTCGGCGACGCCGGCGACGAGCACTTCGCCGAGGTCGTCGCCCAGCTCGAGGGCAAGAACGTGACGCTGGACTGCTCCGACCACGACACCGGCAGGGTCATCCTCAACGGCTAG